A part of Xenopus tropicalis strain Nigerian chromosome 4, UCB_Xtro_10.0, whole genome shotgun sequence genomic DNA contains:
- the thap11 gene encoding THAP domain-containing protein 11, which translates to MPGFTCCVPGCYSNSHRDKGLHFYTFPKDPELRCLWLKNVSRGGVSGCFSTFQPTNGHRVCSLHFQGGRKSYSIKVPTIFPLRGVNEKRTRRSSTKKRQQPNYTPAATTVLVTGLPGQEEQEVLELTAGGAEMMLLGTTAGMGAAIADVEGSSAVMGATIDAMATAAEGGSAAASNIAVKLDVGETHAVNTHFSTDASHGSHQQLQVVVVGDEPYPSADCWPSPLCSDHSYSMSSGTTTEELLRKLNEQRDIIALMEVKMKEMKSSIKHLKVTEVKLREELRQKDKDKVSPMIKSN; encoded by the coding sequence ATGCCTGGCTTTACTTGCTGCGTTCCTGGCTGCTACAGTAATTCGCATCGCGATAAAGGCTTGCACTTCTATACTTTTCCTAAAGATCCGGAGCTAAGGTGTCTGTGGCTGAAGAATGTGTCCCGGGGTGGAGTGTCGGGATGCTTCAGCACCTTTCAGCCAACTAACGGGCATCGGGTCTGTAGCTTACACTTTCAAGGTGGCCGCAAATCTTACAGCATCAAGGTGCCCACCATCTTTCCACTCAGAGGTGTTAACGAGAAGAGGACTCGTCGGAGCAGCACAAAGAAGCGACAGCAGCCAAATTACACACCAGCTGCAACTACGGTTCTAgtgactgggctgccaggacaggAGGAGCAGGAGGTTCTAGAGCTGACAGCTGGAGGTGCTGAAATGATGCTACTGGGTACTACAGCAGGCATGGGTGCAGCTATAGCAGATGTAGAAGGGTCTTCTGCTGTTATGGGAGCTACGATAGATGCAATGGCAACAGCAGCAGAAGGAGGATCGGCAGCAGCATCCAATATCGCCGTTAAGTTGGATGTGGGGGAAACACACGCAGTTAATACTCACTTTTCTACTGATGCAAGCCATGGCTCACACCAGCAGCTCCAGGTTGTGGTAGTTGGGGATGAGCCCTACCCCTCTGCAGATTGTTGGCCCTCTCCTTTATGTTCAGACCACTCTTACTCCATGTCATCAGGCACCACCACAGAAGAATTGCTAAGGAAGCTTAATGAGCAAAGGGACATCATAGCTCTGATGGAAGTTAAGATGAAAGAAATGAAATCTAgcataaaacatttaaaagttaCTGAAGTTAAATTAAGGGAGGAGCTTCGTCAGAAAGACAAAGATAAAGTCTCGCCAATGATAAAAAGTAACTGA